In Citrus sinensis cultivar Valencia sweet orange chromosome 2, DVS_A1.0, whole genome shotgun sequence, a single genomic region encodes these proteins:
- the LOC102618101 gene encoding glycine-rich RNA-binding protein 4, mitochondrial-like, with protein MKSLTHIARRALKLPAHNSSSSTAVVNLRRYCANAPPSSPAPNSKLFVAGLSWTVDEKSLKDAFSSFGEVTEVKIIYDKDSGRSRGFGFVHFSKEDDAESAKHAMDGKGLLGRPLRISFALERVRGEPVVVPRITNNGDFSSRNT; from the exons ATGAAGAGTCTAACGCATATTGCCAGAAGAGCATTGAAATTACCAGCCCATAACAGTAGCAGTAGCACCGCTGTTGTTAACCTGCGACGTTACTGTGCTAATGCTCCACCTTCATCTCCTGCCCCCAACAGTAAACTCTTTGTTGCAG GTTTGTCATGGACAGTTGATGAGAAGTCCTTGAAAGACGCTTTCTCCTCCTTTGGTGAGGTCACTGAAG TGAAGATAATATATGATAAAGACTCTGGTAGATCAAGAGGCTTtggatttgttcatttttccaaagaaGATGATGCTGAAAGTGCAAAACATGCCATGGATGGAAAG GGATTGCTAGGTCGCCCACTGAGAATAAGCTTTGCTCTCGAAAGGGTTCGAGGTGAGCCGGTTGTAGTCCCACGCATTACAAACAATGGAGATTTCTCCAGTCGCAACACTTGA
- the LOC102617821 gene encoding pyrophosphate--fructose 6-phosphate 1-phosphotransferase subunit beta-like yields the protein MSNKSSIVKRDEAAGRVASIYTELQISRMNVSLPLPSVLKNTFNVVDDAASSAAGDPEEIKKLFPKFYGQPSARLVECDPMACTLMENKSLKIGVVLSGGQAPGGHNVISGIFDYLQERTKGSKLYGFRGGPAGIMNCKFVELSSEFIYPYRNQGGFDMLCSGRDKIETPEQFKQAEETVKKLDLDGLVVIGGDDSNTNACLLAENFRSKDMKTRVIGCPKTIDGDLKCKDVPISFGFDTACKTFSEVIGNVMTDARSSGKYYHFIRLMGRAASHITLECALQTHPNIAIIGEEIAAKKLTLKNVTDYITDMICKRSEAGYNFGVVLIPEGLIDFIPEVQQLIAELNEILAHGGVDRDGVWKKKLKSQSQELFELFPEEIQKQLLLERDPHGNVQVAKIETERMLIQMVEAELNKRKKKGTYKGQFTGQPHFFGYEGRCGFPTNFDANYCYALGFASGALLHAGKTGLIASVGNLGEPVEEWTVGGTALTSLMHVERRHGKFKPVIKKAMVELEGKPFKTFASLREDWTIKNLYASPGPIQFSGPTANDINHTLMLELGQGQPAQAKLNK from the exons ATGTCTAACAAAAGCTCTATCGTCAAAAGGGACGAAGCAGCAGGCCGCGTTGCTTCTATTTACACTGAACTACAAATCAGCAGAATGAATGTCTCCCTGCCTCTCCCTTCCGTCCTCAAAAACACCTTCAACGTCGTCGACGACGCTGCTAGCTCCGCCGCCGGTGACCCTG AGGAGATAAAGAAGTTGTTTCCGAAATTTTACGGACAGCCATCGGCAAGACTGGTGGAGTGTGATCCCATGGCTTGTACATTAATGGAGAACAAAAGTTTGAAGATCGGAGTTGTTCTGTCGGGAGGCCAGGCTCCCGGGGGACACAATGTCATCTCTGGGATTTTCG ATTATTTGCAGGAACGCACAAAAGGAAGCAAGCTTTATGGGTTCAGGGGCGGTCCAGCCGGAATCATGAACTGTAAATTTGTTGAGCTTTCTTCTGAGTTTATCTATCCTTATAGAAACCAG GGAGGCTTTGATATGCTTTGTAGTGGCAGAGACAAGATTGAAACTCCGGAGCAG TTTAAGCAAGCTGAAGAAACAGTAAAGAAGCTTGACTTGGATGGGCTAGTCGTAATTGGTGGGGATGACTCCAACACAAATGCTTGTCTGCTTGCTGAAAACTTCAG GAGTAAGGACATGAAAACACGAGTTATTGGATGCCCAAAAACCATTGATGGTGATCTCAAATGCAAAGATGTTCCAATAAGTTTTGGATTTGACACTGCATGCAAG ACATTTTCAGAAGTAATTGGAAATGTTATGACAGATGCTCGATCAAGTGGAAAATACTACCACT TTATAAGGCTTATGGGCCGTGCAGCCTCTCATATAACATTGGAGTGCGCTTTGCAAACCCATCCTAATATTGCAATTATCGGAGAAGAG ATTGCTGCCAAGAAGTTGACATTGAAGAATGTTACAGATTATATAACAGATATGATCTGCAAAAGGTCAGAAGCTGGTTATAATTTTGGCGTTGTACTTATACCGGAAGGCCTGATCGACTTCATTCCTGAG GTACAACAACTTATTGCAGAGCTCAATGAAATCTTAGCTCACGGTGGTGTTGATAGAGACGGGGTGTGGaaaaagaaactcaaaagtCAATCTCAAGAGCTCTTTGAGTTATTCCCCGAAGAAATTCAGAAGCAACTATTGCTTGAAAGAGATCCACATGGGAATGTTCAG GTTGCAAAGATTGAAACAGAAAGGATGCTCATCCAAATGGTGGAAGCGGAATTGaataaaaggaagaagaagggTACATATAAAGGACAATTCACCGGGCAGCCCCACTTCTTTGG TTATGAGGGCAGATGCGGTTTTCCAACAAACTTCGATGCAAATTACTGCTATGCATTAGGTTTTGCTTCTGGAGCTCTCCTCCATGCTGGAAAGACTGGATTGATTGCATCG GTGGGAAATCTGGGAGAACCGGTGGAGGAATGGACAGTGGGAGGAACAGCATTGACATCCTTAATGCATGTGGAGCGTAGACATG GGAAGTTCAAGCCTGTGATTAAGAAGGCTATGGTGGAACTTGAAG GTAAACCATTTAAGACATTTGCATCTTTGCGTGAGGACTGGACAATCAAGAATCTATATGCAAGTCCAG GACCAATTCAATTTAGTGGCCCGACTGCAAATGATATCAATCACACTCTAATGCTGGAACTTGGACAGGGACAACCCGCGCAAGCAAAGTTgaacaaatga